A stretch of the Deltaproteobacteria bacterium genome encodes the following:
- a CDS encoding extracellular solute-binding protein, translating into MLRRTRPRWWYFVPVCAVFLLSSFWLSVQGAEMASRLPERINNLAAPERENLLVEGAKKEGAVMWYANWAGDEVEKISQGFKKKYPLINVLVFRGVSGKVEDKITTEYRAGKHLADVVLAGTSKMALFREGGIIGRYLSPQVRALQPKLYDRDGWWVSLAMSPTVIGANTNLVAPQETPKEWRDLLDPKWKGKIGLDTEPDIMILGMVQAWGDEKTLEFIRALARNQPQIRSGHTLLAQLVAAGELPVGAELYGYRVAELIAKKAPLRMSYPNPAIFSLSPIMTAALPPHPHAAALFYDFLLSEEGQTIIGTDIGRTPVRKGIPARNPEFVKVQESDAFLPLDPLMAGKKSNEAKRWIKEILLVRK; encoded by the coding sequence ATGCTACGAAGAACGCGCCCTCGCTGGTGGTACTTCGTACCGGTTTGCGCGGTTTTCCTGCTCTCCTCGTTTTGGCTCAGCGTTCAGGGGGCGGAAATGGCCAGTCGGCTTCCCGAGCGAATAAACAATCTCGCCGCACCGGAGCGAGAAAACTTGTTGGTGGAGGGGGCAAAAAAAGAAGGCGCGGTCATGTGGTACGCGAACTGGGCGGGCGACGAGGTCGAGAAGATCTCGCAGGGATTCAAGAAAAAATATCCACTCATCAACGTTCTCGTCTTTCGCGGTGTCAGCGGTAAAGTTGAAGACAAAATTACCACCGAGTACCGGGCGGGGAAGCACCTTGCCGATGTAGTTCTCGCCGGCACGTCGAAGATGGCGCTTTTTCGCGAAGGTGGAATCATCGGTCGCTATCTGTCGCCCCAAGTGCGCGCTCTGCAGCCCAAACTTTACGATAGAGACGGTTGGTGGGTGAGCTTGGCCATGAGTCCGACGGTGATCGGGGCGAACACCAATCTCGTTGCTCCTCAGGAAACTCCCAAAGAGTGGCGCGACCTGCTCGACCCTAAGTGGAAAGGGAAAATAGGACTCGATACGGAGCCTGACATCATGATTTTGGGGATGGTTCAGGCTTGGGGCGATGAAAAGACTCTGGAATTTATCCGCGCGCTGGCGCGAAACCAACCGCAGATCCGCAGCGGCCACACGCTCCTCGCCCAGCTGGTGGCTGCCGGCGAGCTTCCAGTTGGAGCGGAGTTGTACGGCTACCGGGTGGCCGAGCTGATTGCAAAAAAGGCGCCCTTGCGGATGTCATATCCTAACCCGGCCATTTTTAGTCTGTCACCGATCATGACGGCCGCGTTGCCGCCTCACCCGCATGCCGCGGCGCTCTTTTATGATTTCCTCCTCTCGGAAGAGGGCCAGACTATAATTGGAACGGACATCGGCAGAACCCCGGTGCGCAAGGGTATTCCCGCGCGCAATCCCGAATTCGTCAAAGTGCAGGAATCCGACGCGTTCCTCCCTTTGGACCCGTTGATGGCCGGCAAAAAGAGCAACGAAGCGAAACGCTGGATCAAAGAAATCCTTCTTGTTCGCAAGTGA
- a CDS encoding class I SAM-dependent methyltransferase, with translation MTDSMTAYDRFAKYYDRVMGDRSAAADYIGDLIERYHPEAKTVLEIACGTGGITGRLSESYDVTGLDRSRKMLAIARQRLPHIHFHRQDITSFRVNRRFDAIVCAFDSINHLHRFADWRKTFRCVARHLNSGGVFVFDVNTNGKLQRLVEGSAWIKPFGRDLVVIKVNQGRRAIFTWDVKIFAHRKGDSYKLIHETIEEIAVPMTRILTCLRSKFTAVKVFDPEGGRPSDRSERLYFVCKAKAK, from the coding sequence ATGACCGATTCGATGACCGCCTACGACCGATTTGCAAAATACTACGACCGGGTCATGGGCGATCGCTCGGCGGCGGCGGATTACATTGGCGATCTCATCGAGCGCTACCACCCAGAGGCGAAGACAGTTTTGGAAATCGCCTGCGGCACCGGCGGCATAACGGGCCGGCTGTCCGAATCCTACGATGTCACCGGCCTCGACCGCTCGCGGAAAATGTTGGCTATCGCGCGCCAACGGTTGCCGCACATCCATTTTCACCGCCAAGACATCACCAGCTTTCGCGTCAACCGGCGCTTCGACGCTATCGTCTGCGCCTTCGACTCGATCAATCATTTGCATCGATTCGCTGACTGGCGGAAAACCTTTCGTTGCGTTGCTCGCCATCTCAACAGCGGCGGCGTTTTCGTTTTTGACGTCAATACCAACGGCAAACTTCAGCGTCTTGTCGAAGGGTCGGCGTGGATCAAACCGTTCGGCCGCGATCTCGTGGTGATCAAAGTTAACCAAGGACGCAGAGCAATTTTCACCTGGGATGTAAAAATCTTTGCGCATCGGAAAGGCGATAGCTATAAACTCATTCACGAGACCATTGAAGAGATTGCCGTTCCAATGACCCGCATTTTGACTTGCTTACGAAGTAAATTTACGGCAGTCAAAGTGTTCGATCCCGAAGGCGGGCGGCCATCGGATCGCTCGGAGCGGCTGTACTTCGTCTGCAAAGCAAAAGCGAAATGA
- a CDS encoding ABC transporter ATP-binding protein: MIRAHNLKKAFATQEEKVSALNGIGFDVESGSFFTLLGPSGCGKTTTLRCIAGLERPDEGEIAIGDRTVFSSSQRIFIPGNKRDIGMVFQSYAIWPHMTVYGNVAYPLRARGRPRAEIEEKVHAALKLVGLEDFHDRLAPRLSGGQQQRVALARALVAEPSVLLLDEPLSNLDAKLRNQMRWELKDLQRRLGTTTIYVTHDQVEALAISDRIALMNKGQIAQIGTPREIYANPVNEFAADFIGAANIISGELSEEIDHRSFARITTSFGVLMATQKGELNKASKDVLIAFRPEDVSLVSQATCAEGQHNVFQGIVQGSTYLGDSSEFRITVGEQRIQAKTDSTTHFPVGAVVYLSIAPAACLVIRRGD, from the coding sequence ATGATCCGCGCTCACAATTTGAAGAAAGCGTTTGCCACCCAGGAGGAAAAAGTTTCCGCTTTAAATGGGATCGGCTTTGACGTCGAGTCCGGCAGCTTCTTTACTCTCTTGGGGCCTTCGGGATGCGGCAAGACCACCACCCTTCGCTGTATCGCGGGACTGGAGAGGCCCGATGAAGGAGAGATCGCGATCGGCGACAGGACCGTCTTCTCCTCTTCGCAGCGCATTTTTATTCCCGGAAATAAGCGCGATATCGGAATGGTTTTCCAGTCCTATGCGATCTGGCCGCACATGACCGTATACGGGAACGTTGCCTATCCTTTGCGGGCCAGGGGGCGGCCGCGAGCCGAGATTGAAGAAAAAGTTCATGCCGCGCTCAAGCTGGTGGGATTAGAGGATTTCCACGACCGGCTGGCGCCGCGGCTTTCCGGTGGGCAGCAGCAACGCGTCGCGCTCGCGCGCGCGTTGGTTGCGGAGCCGAGCGTCCTTCTCTTGGATGAGCCACTCAGCAACCTCGACGCCAAGCTGCGTAACCAGATGCGCTGGGAACTCAAGGACCTGCAGCGGCGGCTCGGAACCACGACGATTTACGTGACCCACGATCAAGTCGAAGCGCTGGCGATTTCGGATCGCATCGCGCTGATGAATAAAGGTCAAATCGCGCAGATCGGGACTCCGCGGGAGATCTATGCCAACCCGGTGAACGAGTTTGCCGCTGACTTTATCGGCGCCGCGAATATCATCAGTGGGGAGCTGAGCGAGGAGATAGACCATCGTAGCTTTGCGCGCATCACGACATCCTTTGGGGTGCTGATGGCGACGCAAAAGGGAGAGCTGAATAAGGCGTCGAAGGATGTGCTGATCGCTTTCAGACCCGAGGATGTGTCACTAGTGAGCCAAGCGACTTGCGCCGAGGGTCAGCATAATGTTTTCCAAGGAATTGTCCAGGGATCGACCTACCTTGGGGACTCAAGCGAATTTAGGATAACGGTTGGAGAACAGAGAATCCAGGCCAAAACAGATAGTACCACCCATTTCCCCGTCGGCGCCGTCGTCTATCTCAGTATCGCGCCGGCAGCGTGTCTAGTTATTCGCCGCGGCGATTGA
- a CDS encoding ABC transporter substrate-binding protein produces the protein MSILFLLQLLGTCLALILTFGQGFSAEPQKLDRLKIGYASISGNRISLWATQDAGFFSRHGIQSELIFFPTSAQGMPALLAGEVPIYLGSADTAALAAARGFELVIFASNEPTQYKLIVQPHIRSVNELRGQRIGVDRIGSSSYYATKRMLEKLGLKAQDMKFLPVPGGGNQRAAAFSSGNLEAVVSTVERFERAKIPYHVLADAVSMGIRVFGNSFITPRVFRDQNRDILTRFIRALVDASYWLKDPKNRESALKIVSQRLRTSDPAVLSLNYRLYIEPLIPLPYTDINDLRTNIEDLAQENAKLRDFDVARMVDNSFIRQVQQDR, from the coding sequence ATGTCGATCCTCTTCCTTCTCCAACTTTTGGGTACATGTCTCGCCTTGATATTAACGTTTGGGCAGGGGTTTAGCGCCGAGCCGCAAAAACTCGATCGCCTGAAGATCGGCTATGCTTCGATCAGCGGCAACCGGATCTCGCTATGGGCGACGCAAGATGCCGGTTTTTTTTCCCGTCATGGCATTCAAAGCGAGCTTATTTTTTTTCCTACGTCTGCACAGGGAATGCCGGCTCTTCTGGCTGGGGAGGTGCCGATATACTTAGGATCGGCGGACACCGCAGCCCTAGCGGCGGCGCGGGGCTTTGAACTGGTCATATTTGCGAGCAATGAACCGACTCAATATAAGCTTATCGTCCAGCCCCATATTAGGAGCGTGAATGAATTGAGGGGACAAAGAATCGGCGTCGATCGTATCGGCAGCTCGAGCTATTACGCGACCAAAAGGATGCTAGAGAAGCTTGGGCTAAAAGCGCAAGACATGAAATTCTTGCCGGTCCCCGGCGGTGGGAATCAAAGAGCAGCGGCTTTCAGCTCGGGCAATCTCGAAGCGGTTGTCTCCACTGTTGAACGGTTCGAGCGCGCGAAGATTCCGTATCATGTTTTGGCAGATGCTGTCAGCATGGGTATTCGGGTGTTCGGCAATTCGTTTATCACGCCGCGTGTCTTTCGCGATCAGAATCGAGATATTCTCACGCGATTTATCAGAGCCTTGGTCGACGCGAGTTACTGGCTCAAGGATCCAAAGAACCGAGAGAGTGCGCTCAAGATAGTGAGCCAGAGGCTCAGAACCTCGGACCCGGCGGTATTGAGTCTTAATTATCGCCTCTACATAGAACCGCTAATACCTTTACCGTATACCGACATCAATGACCTAAGGACAAACATCGAAGATCTCGCCCAAGAAAATGCCAAGCTTCGAGATTTCGATGTCGCTCGGATGGTAGATAATAGTTTCATACGTCAGGTCCAGCAGGATCGCTAG
- a CDS encoding iron ABC transporter permease: protein MQAETSRLDWRSLILLGTAGIVVYLTLIPVIMVIYGSFQDGPPGTKTHFTLQNYAQAFANSNLGRATWNSLIFALGGGSLAFFIGCLLAWLTERTNIPFRGLIYGAVFTEIMIPGIIESISLVLLFSPKIGLVNLALMNLFALPDPPFNVYSMGGMIWAFGTGSFTTAFLLIAAAFRSMDPSLEEAAIMSGSGILQTLHQVTLRLISPALLATWLLLFIRAVETFEEAVILGLPAGITLLATEVYLSVREVPTNYNLGATFAMIYLVIAGAGLLLYFRATRHAEKYAVITGKGFRPYVMNLGRARYLCGSLALSILSLVLGLPVLVILYASFLPWYGSPSASMFRLFSLDNYRWLITYNAILNALGNNLIVGLGSASICVFLTSIVAWIVIRTNIPGRKLLDALAFSPIAFPGMVFGLSLLWLYLTVPIPVYGTLWILVIAYVSKYMPICMRACSTALTQVHKELEDASLMSGASWWYTFSRVLVPLILPGMFVGWVYVLTMSFKVLSLPVLLGHAGTEVIPVLIFDLYEGGQYTQLNALGVAVVALVTALTLLARRVSQRFSVAEIR from the coding sequence ATGCAAGCGGAGACAAGCCGACTGGACTGGAGGTCGCTCATTCTTCTCGGGACCGCCGGGATCGTGGTCTATCTCACCTTGATCCCCGTCATCATGGTCATTTACGGAAGTTTCCAGGACGGCCCGCCCGGAACCAAGACCCATTTCACCCTGCAGAATTATGCCCAGGCCTTTGCCAATTCAAATCTCGGCCGGGCCACCTGGAACTCTCTGATCTTTGCGCTCGGCGGCGGCAGCCTGGCGTTTTTCATCGGCTGCTTGCTCGCGTGGCTGACGGAGCGAACCAACATCCCTTTCCGCGGGTTGATCTATGGCGCCGTTTTCACGGAGATCATGATCCCCGGCATTATCGAGAGCATTTCACTCGTGCTGCTTTTCAGCCCCAAGATCGGCCTCGTGAACCTCGCTCTCATGAACCTGTTCGCGCTACCAGATCCGCCGTTCAACGTATACAGCATGGGAGGAATGATCTGGGCGTTCGGCACGGGAAGCTTTACTACGGCATTTCTCCTCATCGCGGCGGCTTTCCGTTCCATGGACCCATCGCTGGAAGAAGCGGCAATCATGTCCGGTAGCGGCATCCTCCAAACGCTTCATCAGGTCACCTTGCGACTGATTTCTCCCGCCCTCCTGGCGACTTGGTTGTTGCTGTTTATTCGTGCGGTAGAGACCTTCGAAGAGGCGGTGATCCTGGGGCTTCCCGCGGGAATCACCCTGCTCGCGACCGAAGTATACTTGAGCGTCCGCGAGGTGCCGACCAATTACAACCTCGGTGCCACGTTCGCGATGATTTATCTAGTCATCGCCGGAGCGGGACTGTTGCTCTACTTTCGCGCGACGCGCCACGCCGAGAAATACGCGGTCATTACCGGCAAAGGCTTCCGCCCTTACGTCATGAATCTCGGCCGAGCGCGCTATCTGTGCGGTTCTCTCGCTCTGTCTATCTTGAGCTTGGTTCTCGGCCTCCCTGTCCTGGTGATTCTCTATGCGTCTTTTCTTCCTTGGTACGGGTCCCCGTCCGCGAGCATGTTTCGGCTATTCTCCCTGGACAACTACCGTTGGCTGATCACCTACAACGCGATTCTAAACGCGCTGGGCAATAATTTGATCGTCGGTCTCGGCAGCGCCAGCATCTGCGTATTTCTCACCTCGATCGTCGCTTGGATCGTCATCCGCACGAACATCCCCGGACGCAAGCTCCTCGATGCGCTCGCCTTCTCACCCATCGCCTTTCCGGGCATGGTCTTCGGCCTTTCACTCCTTTGGCTGTATCTGACCGTTCCGATCCCAGTCTATGGCACGCTATGGATTCTGGTGATTGCCTACGTGAGCAAGTATATGCCGATCTGCATGCGCGCCTGCAGCACCGCTCTCACGCAGGTGCATAAAGAGCTCGAAGACGCTTCGCTGATGAGCGGCGCCTCCTGGTGGTATACTTTTTCCCGCGTACTCGTGCCGTTGATCCTTCCGGGAATGTTTGTCGGCTGGGTCTACGTGCTGACCATGAGTTTTAAAGTCCTGTCTCTGCCCGTCCTTCTCGGGCACGCGGGCACGGAGGTCATCCCGGTTCTTATCTTCGACCTTTACGAAGGCGGGCAGTACACCCAGCTCAACGCGCTTGGCGTCGCCGTAGTGGCTCTGGTTACCGCTCTGACTTTGCTAGCACGGCGCGTAAGCCAGCGGTTCAGCGTGGCGGAGATCCGATAG
- a CDS encoding UbiD family decarboxylase, with translation MESEHTVKSLHSFLDDVRALDPGYLLNVEEELDPRFEISALLVKLDHARKFPIVMFRRAKDVQGNPSRFPLLSNLFASRRLCALALDSTVERVGLDFDLKSQNTRPPLVIAKEQAPVKQCILVGDQANLYDFPVPLPYHMEGGRTILGSIITTVDKDTRKIYNCAYQTLRVLGPRRATMGLGEGSHNWERFRERRIHGEPTPFAAWIGHHPAACLGSLTRASIDVDEYSVIGGILDQPLRLVASETWGEDFLVPADAEIVIEGVILPNEKGRHGLRADFARYYSPETLRPIVEIHAITHRRGAIYHDIHLGGRDQDHLGGIPLEGAVYRAVKQAVPTVRNVHLPSSGCSRFHAYVQIMKTAPGQGREAIVAALAVDRRLKHIVVVDEDIDVFDDADVLWAVATRSRWDRDLVVIPNMVSTTRDPTAYAVGPEDLSYQAYTVAKGGIDATKPAAPEPFEIKIQVPEETMRKVDLEKCVGSANLARIPSDA, from the coding sequence ATGGAATCCGAGCATACCGTAAAGAGCCTCCACAGTTTTCTCGACGATGTCCGTGCTTTGGACCCGGGATACTTGCTGAACGTGGAAGAAGAGCTGGATCCCCGGTTCGAAATTTCCGCCTTACTGGTAAAGTTGGACCACGCGCGCAAATTCCCCATTGTGATGTTTCGCCGGGCGAAAGATGTTCAGGGAAATCCGTCCCGCTTTCCGCTCCTTTCCAATCTCTTTGCCAGTCGCCGGCTCTGCGCGCTGGCGCTGGACTCCACCGTCGAGAGAGTGGGCCTAGACTTCGACTTGAAAAGCCAGAACACAAGACCGCCACTGGTGATCGCCAAAGAGCAAGCGCCGGTCAAGCAGTGCATTCTCGTCGGCGATCAGGCCAACCTTTATGACTTTCCTGTCCCGCTGCCCTATCACATGGAGGGAGGCCGCACGATCCTGGGTTCTATCATCACGACGGTGGATAAGGACACCCGGAAAATTTACAACTGCGCGTACCAGACCCTGAGGGTTTTGGGACCGAGACGAGCGACGATGGGTTTAGGAGAGGGTAGTCATAATTGGGAACGTTTCCGCGAACGGCGAATCCACGGCGAGCCTACACCCTTTGCAGCTTGGATCGGCCACCATCCCGCCGCGTGTCTAGGCTCCCTAACACGCGCCTCCATCGATGTCGACGAGTATTCGGTCATCGGCGGCATCCTCGATCAACCGCTTCGGCTGGTTGCATCGGAAACCTGGGGCGAGGATTTTCTTGTGCCGGCCGACGCGGAAATTGTCATCGAGGGAGTGATCCTGCCAAACGAGAAAGGCCGCCACGGGCTCCGCGCCGATTTCGCGCGCTATTATTCGCCGGAAACGCTTCGGCCCATTGTGGAGATCCACGCGATCACCCACCGCCGCGGCGCCATATATCACGACATCCACCTGGGCGGACGGGACCAAGACCACTTGGGAGGAATTCCCCTCGAAGGGGCGGTGTATCGTGCCGTCAAACAGGCCGTGCCCACGGTAAGAAACGTTCATCTTCCCTCATCGGGCTGCAGCCGCTTTCACGCCTACGTGCAAATCATGAAAACCGCTCCGGGCCAAGGAAGAGAGGCGATCGTCGCCGCCCTTGCCGTTGATCGGCGCTTAAAACATATCGTGGTGGTAGACGAAGACATCGATGTTTTCGATGACGCGGATGTGCTTTGGGCGGTAGCGACGCGCAGCCGCTGGGATCGAGATCTGGTGGTTATTCCCAATATGGTTTCAACCACTCGCGACCCGACGGCCTACGCGGTTGGCCCTGAAGATCTTAGTTACCAGGCCTATACTGTCGCCAAGGGCGGCATCGACGCAACCAAACCGGCGGCGCCGGAGCCCTTCGAAATCAAGATTCAGGTGCCAGAGGAAACCATGCGCAAGGTTGATTTGGAGAAATGCGTCGGCAGCGCTAATTTGGCACGAATCCCATCTGACGCTTAA
- a CDS encoding GNAT family N-acetyltransferase: protein MIIRQATIADAADLVAAEQETARTAGLLVSRPDELKRAAFEHKIAELATTGRYIVAESNGEIVGHALLDPMPLTATAHVLRLTIVVHPGFLGRGIGEALMRDLMDWAERTTKARKIELLVRATNARAIHLYSKLGFVEEGRFKNRLRLPDGNYIDDIAMAWFPMRKHD, encoded by the coding sequence ATGATAATCCGCCAAGCGACAATCGCAGACGCAGCCGACTTGGTCGCAGCGGAGCAAGAAACCGCGCGCACCGCGGGCTTGCTCGTCTCCCGCCCCGATGAACTGAAGCGCGCTGCGTTCGAGCACAAGATCGCCGAACTCGCCACCACGGGTCGTTATATAGTTGCGGAGAGCAACGGCGAGATCGTCGGCCATGCGCTGTTAGATCCAATGCCACTGACGGCGACCGCTCATGTCCTTCGTCTGACGATCGTCGTGCACCCAGGTTTTCTCGGCCGCGGCATCGGCGAAGCCCTCATGCGCGACCTCATGGATTGGGCGGAGCGAACAACCAAGGCGCGGAAAATTGAATTGCTGGTTCGCGCTACAAATGCGCGTGCGATTCATTTATATTCCAAGCTCGGCTTTGTCGAAGAAGGGCGCTTTAAAAACCGCTTACGTTTGCCGGATGGAAACTATATCGACGACATCGCCATGGCGTGGTTTCCAATGCGCAAGCATGATTAA
- a CDS encoding HAD family hydrolase, translating into MTYRAIIFDLFGTLVNDFMSVTGQTHDELAAILRVPYEPFMKQWREITGRRTMGEFQTVEASIDHVCAALGVMVNADQMVQAVEFRLAYTRRALVPKLDAVSTLTQLKQTGFQVSLLSNCSIEIPILWPETEFADLIESPIFSSRERLKKPDPRIYRIACERLGVAPKDCLYIADGENHELKAAADFGMSPVLIRPTSHEPRGELRQEAREWQGTNISTLSEVLVIVGNERRL; encoded by the coding sequence ATGACCTACCGCGCAATCATTTTCGATCTCTTCGGCACCTTGGTGAACGACTTTATGTCGGTCACTGGCCAAACCCACGATGAACTCGCGGCGATTCTCCGCGTGCCTTATGAACCGTTCATGAAACAGTGGCGCGAGATAACCGGACGACGCACGATGGGAGAGTTTCAGACTGTCGAAGCCAGCATCGACCACGTCTGCGCTGCGCTCGGTGTGATGGTGAATGCCGATCAAATGGTCCAAGCCGTCGAGTTTCGCTTGGCGTACACCCGGCGTGCGCTCGTGCCCAAATTGGATGCCGTCTCAACATTAACGCAATTGAAACAAACAGGTTTCCAAGTCAGCCTGCTGAGCAACTGCTCCATCGAGATTCCGATCTTGTGGCCGGAAACCGAATTCGCCGACTTAATCGAAAGCCCTATCTTCTCTTCTCGCGAGCGGCTGAAGAAACCCGACCCGCGCATCTACCGAATCGCCTGCGAGCGCCTGGGCGTCGCGCCGAAAGATTGTCTCTACATCGCCGACGGAGAAAATCACGAGCTGAAAGCTGCCGCCGATTTTGGCATGAGCCCAGTGTTGATCCGACCCACTTCGCATGAGCCTCGCGGCGAATTGCGCCAGGAAGCAAGAGAGTGGCAAGGGACAAATATTTCGACGTTGTCTGAAGTATTGGTCATCGTCGGCAACGAGCGCAGATTGTGA
- a CDS encoding nucleotidyltransferase domain-containing protein, with amino-acid sequence MDTAADRKSIYPEVDEELLKGVVRRICEAGSPHKIVLFGSRARGDARPDSDLDVLIIEDSNLPRYQRATRYRRALLGLFPAKDIVVWTPAEIHEWSEVPHAFISMALREGKVLYEG; translated from the coding sequence ATGGATACAGCCGCGGATCGGAAAAGCATCTATCCGGAAGTTGACGAAGAACTTCTCAAGGGAGTAGTTCGCCGTATTTGTGAAGCAGGAAGCCCTCACAAGATCGTTCTCTTCGGTTCCCGGGCTCGTGGCGATGCCCGTCCTGACAGCGATCTCGATGTGCTCATTATTGAAGACTCAAACCTACCTCGGTACCAGCGAGCTACACGTTATCGCCGCGCGCTCTTGGGTTTGTTTCCAGCCAAGGACATTGTGGTTTGGACGCCGGCAGAAATTCACGAGTGGAGCGAAGTGCCCCATGCTTTCATCAGTATGGCGCTAAGAGAAGGCAAAGTTCTTTATGAAGGATAA
- a CDS encoding HEPN domain-containing protein, translated as MKDKVAHARGWFLKGDSDFADVRRTVISEGPFDTACFHAQQAAEKYLKGLLAHFDEPIPKTHDIEELQRLCLPLAKNQKLAEMDLTVLSDYAVPARYDLEFWPDRDTAADALALAEQVREIVLAIVSQ; from the coding sequence ATGAAGGATAAGGTCGCCCACGCCCGCGGCTGGTTCCTGAAAGGGGACAGCGACTTCGCGGATGTGCGGCGCACGGTGATCAGTGAAGGCCCTTTCGACACCGCGTGTTTTCACGCCCAGCAGGCGGCGGAAAAATATTTGAAGGGTCTGCTAGCGCACTTCGACGAGCCGATCCCCAAGACCCATGACATCGAGGAGCTCCAGCGACTCTGCCTCCCCCTTGCGAAAAACCAAAAGCTAGCTGAAATGGATCTGACGGTGCTTTCAGATTACGCTGTCCCCGCCCGGTACGACTTGGAGTTTTGGCCGGATCGGGACACGGCTGCTGACGCTCTGGCTCTCGCCGAACAGGTTCGCGAGATTGTCCTTGCCATTGTGTCACAATGA
- a CDS encoding sulfite exporter TauE/SafE family protein produces MPGIDSLSPTTLIMATAIMMLGAAIQSAVGIGLALAAAPLLTLLEPRFVPGPMLCASIVLALATAWRERTAIAQDQLNTSLLGLVIGTGIGASALTIITPDILPKVFGVFVLIAVAISVSGFSLQPTLLALVLGGTASGIMGTMIGIHGPAIALVYQNVAPARARATLGAFFTVGYLITVLALVWIGVFGSTDLALSVILTPGVLLGWAIGPKLTPFLDPRRTRASILTLSALTACANLLK; encoded by the coding sequence ATGCCTGGTATAGATTCACTATCTCCGACGACGCTCATCATGGCAACGGCCATCATGATGCTTGGCGCCGCCATTCAATCAGCGGTTGGAATCGGATTAGCGCTCGCTGCGGCTCCGCTACTGACGCTTCTTGAGCCACGATTCGTACCGGGACCGATGCTCTGTGCTTCAATAGTCCTAGCGCTGGCAACCGCATGGCGCGAGAGAACAGCCATAGCGCAGGATCAACTTAACACATCGTTGCTGGGGCTGGTGATTGGCACTGGGATTGGAGCGAGCGCACTCACTATCATTACTCCCGACATTCTCCCGAAAGTTTTCGGCGTGTTCGTTCTCATTGCAGTGGCAATCAGCGTTTCTGGATTTTCGCTTCAGCCCACTTTGCTCGCGCTGGTTTTAGGTGGCACCGCGTCCGGCATTATGGGAACCATGATCGGAATTCACGGACCGGCGATAGCTTTGGTATATCAGAACGTCGCGCCAGCGCGCGCACGCGCGACCCTGGGAGCATTTTTTACGGTGGGGTATTTGATCACTGTACTAGCTCTGGTTTGGATAGGCGTTTTCGGTTCGACGGATCTTGCATTGTCGGTTATTCTTACTCCTGGAGTTCTCCTCGGTTGGGCCATCGGACCCAAACTCACACCGTTTTTGGACCCGCGCAGAACGAGAGCAAGTATCCTGACACTTTCCGCTCTCACGGCGTGTGCAAACTTGCTGAAATAA
- a CDS encoding N-acetyltransferase family protein, translated as MTIRDATETDLPAILEIYNAAIPGRMATADTQTVTVESRRNWFHEHDPNTRPLWIALENDVIVGWLSFQSFYGRPAYHATAELSVYVASQHRRKGIGSALLTEAIARAPRLTLKTLVGFIFAHNEPSLRLFETFGFQRWGVLPRVAELDGVERDLVIVGRRLA; from the coding sequence ATGACGATTCGCGACGCCACTGAAACCGATCTGCCAGCCATCTTAGAAATATACAACGCGGCAATCCCCGGCCGCATGGCTACCGCGGATACGCAAACGGTAACAGTCGAAAGCCGGCGCAACTGGTTCCATGAACATGATCCAAACACGCGGCCACTTTGGATCGCTCTAGAGAATGATGTCATCGTCGGCTGGCTAAGCTTTCAATCGTTCTACGGCCGCCCTGCTTATCATGCGACGGCTGAGTTGAGCGTTTACGTAGCCTCCCAACATCGGCGCAAAGGAATAGGCAGCGCGCTTCTCACCGAAGCGATCGCACGGGCGCCGCGCTTGACACTAAAAACTCTCGTCGGCTTCATATTCGCGCACAATGAACCGAGCCTGCGGCTGTTCGAAACGTTCGGCTTTCAACGCTGGGGAGTTTTGCCGAGGGTTGCCGAGCTCGACGGCGTGGAGCGCGATCTGGTAATTGTTGGGCGACGCTTGGCGTGA